One region of Quercus lobata isolate SW786 chromosome 2, ValleyOak3.0 Primary Assembly, whole genome shotgun sequence genomic DNA includes:
- the LOC115975983 gene encoding condensin complex subunit 3 — protein MAEEREEEKQLKQKIAKILEETRTSYATHNRKLKELSALRSRSSSPFQFFSAFSKTLTPLFTLQRRVASTERVVRFVSIFASASVDSDAFLEEFLRFLLVAAAAANKTARFRACQMVSEIIMRLPDDAEVSSELWDEVIECMLVCVRDKVSIIRTFAVRALSRFANDGENSDILDLFLEVLPIEQNADVRKTIVLSLPPSNATSQVIIDCTTDVSESVRKAAYCVLANKFPLQSLSIKLRTTILQRGLADRSLAVSKECLKLMKDEWLIKCCNADPVELLKYLDVETYELVGESVMGALLTAGLVNLRDGESIQQYISSTVDRTEGDSVHCTPSIQLMEAEVALYWRTVCRHLQDEAQAKGSDAAATMGTEAAVYAAEASDNNDLLDRILPATVSDYIDLVKAHIDAGPNYCFASRQLLLLGAMLDFSDATNRKVASTLVQELLHKPPEHEVDDDGNMVVIGDGINLGGDREWADAVSGLAKKVHAANGEFEQILLGVVEELARPCRERTADFMQWMHSFAVTGLLLENAKSFRLLQGQAIEPFELLQSLLLPGAKHVHLDVQRIAVRCLGLFGLLEKKPRDELVKQLRLSFVNGPSAVCVVACKALIDLVMWHGPQEVDRALGENFSSKVQDDKKAFSPVNLSDTGEGLDVHTLDLLYAGIDRYEQGNSLASDENESVQAILGEGFAKILLLSENYPSIQSSLHPFLLAKLINLYFSNERKDLQRLKQCLSVFFEHYPSLSANHKKYLSEAFIPIMRSMWPGVNGNAGGSPVLVSDMRKRAVQASRFMLQMMQAPLYEKETVKEDENGNRVLPEVIDGSLEPLLECSEEGLAIRIAVEVASFHMKKTAAERSYVLALCRILVLLHFRLSEQGSIKLMRRLLNHVAESVLAEKDLVKELKGMADRLKALDREPEQELSQDQANLILGRLELDFNLDTNGSVEMLQTPAPRSSRPPRSRRRVRLEEVSSDEEVSPNSVVPTVPGTISVRSQRASKTAALTKMTATRSMRIDSYDDEEEEGSEVTSEEDSDESDE, from the exons atggcggaggagagagaggaagagaagcAGTTGAAGCAAAAAATCGCGAAGATTCTGGAAGAAACTCGAACCTCCTACGCCACTCACAACCGGAAACTGAAGGAGCTCTCAGCCCTCCGATCACGATCATCGTCCCCATTCCAGTTCTTCTCCGCCTTCTCCAAAACCCTAACCCCGCTCTTCACTCTCCAGCGGCGCGTCGCCTCCACCGAGCGAGTCGTACGCTTCGTCTCCATATTCGCCAGCGCCTCCGTCGATTCCGATGCTTTCCTCGAGGAGTTCCTCAGGTTCCTCCTCGTCGCCGCCGCTGCCGCCAACAAGACCGCCAGGTTCCGCGCTTGCCAAATGGTTTCCGAG ATCATTATGCGGTTGCCGGATGATGCGGAAGTGAGCAGTGAACTTTGGGATGAGGTAATAGAATGCATGTTGGTGTGCGTGAGGGACAAGGTCTCTATAATCCGAACATTTGCAGTCAGGGCTCTTTCACGCTTTGCAAATGATGGTGAGAACAGTGATATCCTAGATTTATTTCTTGAGGTGCTTCCCATAGAACAGAATGCG GATGTTCGTAAGACAATAGTTCTATCATTGCCTCCTTCAAATGCAACATCACAAGTAATTATTGATTGCACCACAGATGTGAGTGAGTCAGTGCGCAAAGCAGCATACTGTGTTCTTGCTAATAAATTTCCTCTTCAAAGTCTAAG TATTAAGCTCAGAACAACAATTCTTCAGAGAGGACTTGCTGACCGTTCTCTAGCGGTCTCAAAGGAGTGTCTAAAGTTAATGAAAGATGAGTGGCTTATTAAGTGCTGCAATGCAGACCCTGTAGAACTTCTCAAGTATCTCGATGTTGAAACCTATGAATTGGTTGGGGAGTCTGTGATGGGGGCTTTGTTAACGGCTGGTTTAGTGAATCTACGTGATGGGGAAAGTATTCAGCAATACATATCATCTACAGTTGATAGAACAGAAG GGGACTCAGTGCATTGCACCCCAAGCATCCAATTAATGGAAGCAGAGGTTGCGCTTTATTGGAGGACTGTGTGTAGACATTTGCAGGATGAAGCACAA GCAAAAGGCTCTGATGCTGCTGCTACAATGGGCACTGAAGCAGCAGTATATGCCGCAGAAGCTTCAGACAATAATGACCTACTAGACCGAATTCTTCCTGCAACAGTTTCTGATTATATAGATTTGGTGAAAGCTCATATTGATGCTG GACCAAATTATTGCTTTGCATCTAGGCAGCTACTATTGCTTGGTGCAATGCTTGATTTTTCTGATGCTACAAACAGGAAGGTTGCCAGTACATTAGTGCAGGAACTGCTGCACAAGCCTCCTGAGCATGAAGTGGATGATGATGGGAACATGGTTGTTATAGGAGATGGGATAAATCTTGGTGGAGACAGAGAATGGGCTGATGCAGTGTCTGGACTGGCAAAGAAAGTCCATGCTGCTAATGGTGAATTTGAACAAATTCTTCTTGGGGTTGTAGAAGAGCTTGCTCGGCCTTGCAGGGAGAGAACTGCAGATTTCATGCAGTGGATGCACAGTTTTGCTGTTACTGGTCTTCTCTTGGAAAATGCAAAATCATTTCGTCTGCTTCAGGGACAAGCTATTGAACCTTTTGAACTACTGCAATCTTTGTTGCTTCCAGGG GCAAAACATGTTCACTTGGATGTGCAAAGGATTGCTGTCAGGTGCCTTGGGCTTTTTGGGTTGTTAGAGAAGAAGCCAAGAGATGAGCTAGTAAAGCAATTGAGGCTTTCCTTTGTTAATGGCCCTTCTGCAGTTTGTGTAGTTGCTTGTAAGGCTCTAATTGATCTTGTGATGTGGCATGGGCCTCAGGAAGTTGACAGGGCCTTGGGGGAGAATTTTTCATCAAAAGTCCAAGATGATAAGAAGGCTTTTAGTCCTGTAAACTTATCTGATACAGGTGAAGGTTTGGATGTTCACACGCTCGATCTCTTATATGCTGGAATTGACAGATATGAGCAGGGAAACTCTTTAGCAAGTGATGAAAATGAGTCCGTTCAAGCTATTCTCGGGGAGGGATTTGCAAAGATTCTTCTTCTAAGTGAGAACTATCCTAGCATACAATCTTCTTTACATCCTTTTCTCTTGGCCAAGCTCATTaacttgtatttcagcaatgaAAGAAAAGACCTGCAGAG GTTGAAGCAGTGTTTATCTGTGTTCTTTGAGCATTATCCTTCCCTCTCAGCAAATCACAAG AAATATTTATCCGAGGCTTTCATTCCTATCATGCGTTCAATGTGGCCAGGCGTCAATGGCAATGCTGGGGGTTCTCCAGTTCTGGTGTCTGACATGCGTAAGCGTGCAGTCCAAGCATCACGTTTCATGCTGCAGATGATGCAGGCTCCATTATATGAAAAGGAGACTGTGAAAGAGGATGAAAATGGAAATAGGGTACTACCAGAAGTCATAGATGGTTCTCTAGAACCTCTACTTGAGTGTAGTGAAGAGGGGCTTGCAATACGCATTGCTGTAGAG gTTGCAAGCTTCCATATGAAGAAGACAGCTGCTGAGAGGTCATATGTTTTGGCACTATGTAGAATACTTGTCTTGCTCCATTTTCGGTTATCAGAACAAGGGTCAATAAAGTTAATGAGGAGGCTTCTAAATCATGTGGCTGAGTCTGTCTTGGCAGAGAAGGATCTTGTAAAGGAACTGAAGGGGATGGCTGATCGTCTTAAGGCATTAGATAGAGAACCAGAGCAAGAACTGTCACAAGATCAAGCCAATCTTATTTTGG GGAGGTTGGAACTAGACTTTAACCTGGACACCAATGGTTCTGTGGAGATGCTACAAACACCAGCACCACGCTCAAGCAGACCGCCCCGTTCTAGGAGACGCGTGAGGCTTGAAGAGGTCTCTTCTGATGAAGAAGTTTCACCTAATTCTGTTGTTCCCACCGTTCCTGGCACAATAAGCGTGCGCTCACAGAGGGCTAGTAAAACTGCAGCACTGACGAAGATGACTGCCACTAGATCAATGAGGATTGATTCATATGAcgatgaagaggaagaaggcTCTGAGGTGACATCTGAGGAAGATTCGGATGAATCTGATGAGTAA